The DNA region ACATTGCCAAACTCTTCTTTGCACTTGCAGAACACCTCATTGCTGCGAACAACTTGAGTTGCAATTCAGTTATTTATCCCGGTCAGAGACTGTTTGTTCCACTTGAATCAATAAGTGTTTGCAGTAACGCGAATCCCGGCACACAGTTCACTTGGCCAGTGTACGGGAAGATTTCTTCGGAGTTTGGTTGGCGGAAGGATCCGTTCACAGGAGTCTCTACCTTTCATTCAGGTATGGACATAGCAGTTCAGAGAGATGCTCCCGTGTTCGCTGCAAAGGAAGGAACGATAATTGAGGCTCAGGAAAACGGTGGGTATGGGCTGAATATTATAGTTCAACACTATGACGGTGCCAAAACGAGGTATGCTCACCTGAATCATATAAGTGTCTATGTCGGGCAAAGAGTTTTAAGGGGAGAGTTGATCGGTAGAGTGGGAGAGACGGGGAGGTCAACAGGACCTCATCTTCACTTTGAGATCATTGATTCGAGAGATCAATGTAGAGATCCGAGAGGCTATCTTACGGGATCCAATTACATGTACGTTAGAAGAGAAACAGATAGCCTTGGAGTTGGGGGTAGATAGTATCTACAGCACTAAGTTCATTGAGTCAAGCTCTTATGATCCTTGGTTAAATCTGGCCGTCGAAGAGTATCTCCTGAATTCATTTGCCAGTGAGAGCATCGTTCTATACCTATGGCAAAATCAAAATACGGTCGTTATCGGCAGAAATCAAAATGCGTGGCAGGAGTGCAGGCTTAACAACCTTGAAAGGGATAACGGAAAACTGGCAAGAAGGCTTTCAGGGGGCGGGGCTGTCTTTCACGATCTTGGAAACTTGAACTTCACCTTTCTATTGCCTAAGAGAGAGTACAACCTTCACAGGCAACTCTCGGTAATTGTAGACGCCGTGAAGGAAATCGGGATCGAAGCCCATTTCAGCGGTCGAAATGACATACTCGCCGAGGGAAAGAAATTCTCCGGAAACGCCTTTTATCATGGACAGTACGCATCCTATCATCACGGCACAATTCTGATTGACGTAGATACAGGAAAACTATCAGAATACCTGAACGTTTCCAAAGCAAAGATTGAATCAAAAGGCGTGAAGTCGGTCGTATCAAGGATTGTGAATCTTAAGGAGTTGAAGCCGGACCTGTCCATTGAGAAAATGAAAAAGGCGATGTACATGGGTTTCATTGAAGAATACGGTCGCATAGACAGCGTTCTTGACTTCGAAAAACTGGCGGTTTCAACGGATGTCACGAGACTCTATGATAAGTATTCATCAAAAGAATGGCTTCTTGGAAGGAGTCCAGAATTCAACTTCAGAACCAGTAATAGATTTTCCTGGGGAGGAATAGAGTTACTGTTCACTTCCAGAAAGGGTACAATTGCCGATGTCGCGATCTACTCTGACTCGATGGATGTTGATTTTATTGAGCATTTGAGACAAGGCCTCACGGGAACTGATTTTTCTAAACCAAGCATTTTAGAAGCTCTTCACAATCTCCCTAAATGCGTTGAGAGAGACGACATAATTGATTGGCTGCATAAAACAGATCTTAGTTAAGAGTTAAGTCTGAAATTAAACATAAATGCTGATCGTTAGGTAGTTCAAAAGAGACGATTTGCCTTCAAGGAGCTTCGCGAATCTCCGATCTCTATTAGGAGACTTTGAGTAAGCTATTCCCCTGCAAACCAGTAGAGTTAAGTCATCGTCAGGAAACCGCAAGGTCTCCACTTTATATTCAGAATCTTCAACTGTAATTCTGTAAGGCGAAAGAGAGATCTTTATGCTTGCGGATAGTGGCATCTATTTGCCAAATTGAAAAGTCAGATCTGTGAAAGCTTTGGGAAGATGTTTTATAATATAGTTGAAGACTGTGGTCTTACTTGGTTTTTTTATGTAATGCTAGATAGATCAAGAAATAATTCGAGGATTACAGGAGGTTCAAAATGGCACGAGTAATGAAGACAATGGACGGTAACACTGCTGCCGCCCATGTTGCTTATGCTTTCACGGAAGTTGCGGCTATTTACCCTATTACCCCTTCCTCATCAATGGCAGAGCTTGCGGATGCATGGGCAGCAAATGGAATGAAGAATATCTTTGGACAACCAGTTGACGTAATAGAAATGCAATCAGAGGCCGGCGCGGCCGGCGCAGTACACGGATCCCTTGTTGCAGGCGCTCTTACAACCACATTCACAGCATCACAGGGATTATTATTGATGATTCCGAACATGTATAAGATTGCCGGAGAACTCCTGCCCGGAGTCTTCCATGTCAGTGCTAGAGCAGTTGCCGGCCACGCTCTTTCAATTTTTGGAGACCACTCTGACGTTATGGCTACAAGACAGACTGGATTTGCTCTTCTGGCCTCGGGAGGTGTTCAGGAAGTAATGGATCTCGGTTCTGTGGCGCATCTCTCGGCGATTAAGTCAAGAGTTCCTTTCCTTCATTTTTTTGATGGATTCAGAACATCGAGTGAAGTGCAGAAGATTGAGGTTATGGATTATGAGGACCTTAAAGGACTTCTCGACTATGAAGCGCTGAAGGAGTTCAAAGACAGAGCTTTGAATCCCGATCATCCAAAGACAATGGGAACGGCACAGAATCCCGATATATACTTCCAGGCGAAAGAAGCTTCAAACAGCTTCTATGATGCAGTTCCTGAGATCGTTGCCGAATATATGAACGAGATCTCTAAGCTAACTGGCAGAGAGTACAAGCCTTTTGTTTATTATGGTGATTCCGATGCGGAGAGCGTAATTATCGCTATGGGTTCTGTCACCGATACGATAGAGGAAACAATTGATTACCTTATGAAGAAGGGTGAGAAGGTAGGAGTAATCAAGGTTCATCTCTACAGACCGTTCTCAGCAAAGTACTTTCTTGATGTCCTTCCAAAGTCGGTGAAGAGAATAGCCATTCTTGATAGAACAAAAGAGCCCGGTTCTCTTGGAGAACCTCTTTATGAAGATGTCAAGACTCTATTCTATGGAGATGAGAATGCTCCTGAGATCTTCGGTGGCAGATATGGACTAGGTTCTAAGGATACGACTCCTTCTCAGATAAAGGCCGTATTTGATAATTTGAAGCTTTCGACACCGAGAGATCACTTCACAATAGGTATTGTTGATGACGTTACCAACACTTCTCTTGAGATCAAGGAGAAGATAAATGCTGCTCCGGAGGAGACCATACGCTGCAAGTTCTGGGGATTAGGTTCAGACGGCACTGTTGGAGCTAATAAAGATGCAATCAAGATAATCGGCGATCATACCGATATGTATGCACAAGGATACTTCGCATATGATTCGAAAAAGTCTGGAGGCGTAACGATTTCGCACCTGAGGTTCGGAAAGAAGCCGATAAAGTCTACATACCTCATTGATGAAGCTGACTATGTTGCCTGCCACAAGCAGTCATATGTGTATCAGTATGAATTGCTTGAAGGACTTAAGAAAGGTGGAACGTTTGTTCTCAATACTAGTTGGGATTCTGAAGAGCTCGACAGGAATCTCCCTGGAGGAATGAAAAAATACCTCGCTGAAAACAAGATAGAGTTTTACACGATCGATGCTACGAAGATCGCGATGGAGATAGGACTCGGTACAAGAATAAATACGATAATGCAGTCTGCCTTTTTCAAACTCGCAAATGTTGTTCCAATAGAAGATGCTATCAAATATCTTAAGGACGCAATAGTTAAGTCCTACGGAACTAAAGGCGAGAAAGTTGTACAGATGAATTACAAGGCAGTAGACAGCGGTATTGAAGCATTGAAGAAGATAGAGATTCCAGAATCCTGGAAGAATGCTAAGGATGAAAAGAGAGAGGAAGAATCTGGAAGACCAGAATTCGTTAAAAACATCGCAGATGTTATGAACAGGCAGCAGGGAGACAAACTACCGGTTTCTGCATTTGTTGGGAGAGAAAACGGAGAATTCCCAAACGGTACATCGGCATACGAAAAGCGCGGAATAGCGGTTATGATTCCAGAATGGCAGATAGACAATTGTATTCAGTGTAACCAGTGTTCTTATGTCTGTCCTCATGCAGCAATTAGGCCATTCCTGATCAATGATGAAGAAGAAAACAAGGCTCCCGATTTCTTCGAGACTAAGAAAGCAATGGGTGGAAAGACCTTCGACGGACTGAAGTACAGAATTCAGGTTTCGCCACTGGACTGCACGGGTTGCGGAAACTGCGCAGACATCTGTCCGGCTCCTAACAAGGCTTTGGTTATGAAGCCCCTTGAGACACAGATCGAAAAAGAAGTATCAAATTGGGAATTTGCCACTACTGTTTCGGAGAAGAAAGATGTCATGAATGTTGAGACCCTTAAGGGTAGTCAGTTTTCTAAACCTCTTCTTGAATTCTCTGGAGCTTGCGCGGGTTGTGGAGAGACACCATATGCGAAGTTAGTGACACAATTATTCGGAGATCGAATGCTCATCGCCAACGCAACAGGCTGTTCGTCTATTTGGGGAGCTTCGGCCCCAGCAACTCCTTATTGCAAGAACAGCGAAGGTAAGGGACCGGCCTGGGCCAACTCTCTCTTCGAAGATAACGCTGAGTATGGATTCGGAATGGCAATGGCAATTAATCATGGTAGGAGTAAGCTTGCCGAGATAATCGAGGAGCTTCTGAAGCAAGACATTCCCGAAGACATGAAGGCACCATTTGAAGCTTGGTTGGAAGGAAAAGACGACGCGAAGTCTTCAAAGGCAGCAACGCTTGATATATTGAGAGTCATTTCGAAGGGTTGTAAGAATGAAAAGGCCAAGGAACTTATGAAGGCGATTGAAGAGAGAAAGGATCTACTAATTAAGAAGTCCGTTTGGATCTTCGGGGGAGACGGATGGGGCTATGACATTGGATACGGCGGTCTCGACCACGTGCTCGCCTCCGGCAAAGATGTGAATGTTCTCGTATTCGACACTGAAGTCTACTCTAATACCGGTGGTCAGTCTTCCAAATCTACTCCGACAGCAGCTGTAGCTAAATTTGCCGCTTCAGGAAAGAAAACGAAGAAAAAGGATCTTGGCAGAATGGCAATGACTTATGGCTATGTCTATGTTGCGCAAGTTGCCATGGGAGCAGATAAGAATCAGCTTATGAAGGCTATCACAGAGGCCGAGAAGTATCCGGGCCCATCGCTTGTTATTGCATATTCTCCCTGTATCAATCACGGTATCAAGATCGGAATGGGAAAGACTCAAGAGCAAGAAAAGAGAGCAGTTTCAGCAGGTTACTGGCATCTCTACAGATACAACCCGCTCTTGAAGGAACAGGGCAAGAATCCCTTCATTCTTGACTCGAAGGAGCCAAAAGAGTCGTTTGTTGACTTCTTGATGGGTGAAGTGAGGTACAGCGCCCTCAAATCGACGTTCCCCGATATTGCCGATGAATTGTTCAAGAAGGCTGAGGAAGACGCTAAAGAAAGATATGAAACATACAGAAGGCTGGCCTCTGATTAATTCAATGTGAATTGTGCGGGTGGTTCACCGCCACCCGCTTTTTGTCAGAATCGGATGGTTTTTCTGTTTTTGAGATTCTCTGAAGGAGGTTTTCAATGAACGCTATCGATTACGCCCTTAAGTTGGAAAAGGATGGAAAGGCTTATTACACAAAGCAGGCACAATGTGCAAAGGACTTGCAGCTGAAGAAGCTGTTTGAGATGCTTGCAAACGATGAACAAAGACACTATGAGATCATAAGTGGTTTTAAGGATAAGAACTACATGTATAAGGGGACTTACACTTTCAAGACAACCAGGAATATGTTCTCGGAAATGCTTAAAGACGAGAAGTGCTTCGAAGTTGAGGCAACTAATCTTGACGCATACGAGCATGCAGTCGAGATGGAGAAAGAGAGTGTCAAGCTTTACCTTGATCAGGCTAAGCTTACGAGTGAACCATCTGAGAAAGAAACACTCCTTAAGTTAGCCGCCGAAGAAAACAAACATCAGATAATTCTCGAAAATCTTATGGATTTCATTAGAAAGGGTCTCGATTGGAGTGAATCCCCTGAATTCAGCCATCTTGAAGAATGGGATCAGTTCACCGATTTAGACAAATACTGATTAGCATCAACTTGATAAAGTAAAGACCGGGACTTAGTCCCGGTCTTTGTAACTCAGGGGTAATCCATGTCGCCTTCGCTTGCCTTACATTCTAAAGGGGTTGTGCCTGTGGTTTCTCTGGTCTCTGATAATGAGACTTAACCCCGAAGAAAAAGGTTCAGTCAGATAGGATTTTTTCTGCGAGTTCTAAATCTTCAGGAGTGTTAACACCCAGAAACTCCTCATCATGTTTTGTCTTAAAGCCGCATACAGACTTATTGTCACTCAATGCCAGAGAGACAATATCGGCAATGTAAATTTCTCCCGTTTCACTGTTGGGTACGAGTCTTTCAATGTACTGTTCCACAATTTCCTTCCTGATAATTATCGGGCCTATATAGAATTCCCAGGGCGGAGGAAAGTCAGGAATCTTTCTCTCCTTGAAAGAGATGACATTGCCTGATTTGTCCCTCTCTACCAGGGCATATGGAAATCTTTTGTCTGTTACTCCAGAGAGAAAGGTGATATCACATTTATTGAAGCTGTGGAGGTCAGTCATAGCTTTCAAAGAATCCTCTCTGATGAGTATGAGGTCTGAGTACATAACGAGAATATCTGAGTTTTCAGGAATCAGATGAAGCGCCCTTTTCAAAGCGTCGGCAGTTCCTTTTGGGGAATCCTGATTTGCTATTAGAACGCTGCTATCAAGAGCTTTCCTAAAATCATTTTCAGAATCGGGATTGATAACAACGATCGAAGTATTGCTATCACAGATTCGTTTGATTTTATTGAGTACGTGCACTATCATTGATTCTCCTCTAACTTTGACAAGAGGCTTTGGTATTGAAGTTTTCAACCTTTTCCCCTTACCAGCAGCCAGAACTACTGGAACCAGCACGTTGATCCCTCCTCTAAAACAATGATAGCATTTTCGCTCAGCAAGATTATTAATAGTATCTATTTTATCCTCAAAAGATAACCAGGGCTGTTGATGACTCACAATAAGCATTAGGTCACAATGTCAAGAGAATCCAAATCGGTTCTCCCGTCTATGTGATCAAGTGCAGTTCAGTAAGACTACCGGAAAGTTCGTTCTGACAAAAAAAGGTGTATTTCAGCACCTTCTTACCGGAAAGAAGAGTTATAATCATTACTTAAGGGAGGGTTTGCAATTGGAGTATCTGGATCTGTCCTTAAGATTATTCTGTGCCCTCGTTGCGGGAGCATTGATAGGAGTCACGAGAGAGAGAATATACAAGCCTGCTGGCCTTAGGACGCATTCACTAATTTGCGTTGGGGCCGCCTTCATAACTGTTCTATCCACAACCGTTTTCGTAACTGCCGAACATGGTGACCCTGGGCGTGTTGCGGCACAAATCGTTTCTGGAATAGGATTTCTTGGAGCAGGAACAATATTGAAGAAGGGTTTTTCCGTTAAAGGCTTGACAACTGCTGCAACACTATGGGTAACCGCTGCCGTAGGCATGGGTTTCGGCAGTGGAGAATACCTTCTATCTGCAGTAGTTACTGTATTTGCATTGATGATTGTTCTCTTTCTCAAGAGAATAGAGCTTCTCATAGGGGGAAGGAATCTACCCAGGGTCCTAATTGTCGCGAACAACACTCAAGAGATGTCTAGAAAGGTTTCAGAATGGTTCATGGATAACGGATTGACAGTAGAGTCACTAGAGATCGATGAGGATGAAGAGAGCCTAAGTCTCTTGGTTGAAGTCAGTAAAAGCGATGCCATAAAAGTTAAGACCCTTATTGTTGGGCTTTCAAGACTGAAGGGCATCAGAAGTGCTGAGCTTCGGTAACTTCATTTTCTCGGACAAATGTGGTCTATCCAGAGTTCCTGACCTCCTATCGAAAAAGATGTAATTGTACCCTGAAGATTCAGTATTCCCTTAGGACCGCTCACGCCTGTCAGAGTCACACTTACTCCACCGATTATTTTTCCATTGATGTCGGAGAAGTCCTGAACATTTTCTAGAACTCCATTTATCTCTACATTGATGTTTCCACCGTATTCTCCGTAATAGAGAACGAGACCAGAGGGTTTTACAGGGAACTTAAAAGAGATAGTGATGTTGTTCAGATTGACATCCTTACCCGCATGCCCTGACATTCCTGCATTCGTGACGGTCATTACCCCATTTGGCGTGAGAGTTCCATTGAACCAAAAGAATGGCTTCATTACCATCTGTGTTGTAAGTTCAGAAAAGACATCACCATTATGGTACTGTGTTCCAACAGCGAATCCTTCAAAGTCAACACATTTCAGAACTAGGTAACATCCAGAAAACATGAGAAGTGTCGTCAATACAAGGGCTAAAATGACAATGCGTTTCATAGAATCGCCTCCCCGTAGAATTTGGCAAAAATTGAAGTGAGAATCGAGAGAAAGAATGACTATGACCTGATAATTATATTCCAGTGTTCTCTTAGATCAAAGAAGGTTGATGTCTGTCTTCGTTTCATATGATTTAAACAATTGATGAAATTATAAGGATTCATTCCAGATTTGAGAGAAGAGTTGGAAAGCCAAAAATTGAAATGACGGTCATTTGCTTTCTCGAATTTGAAAGTATCTAGCTACCGCCAATGTTAATATAAAAAGACTGGGAGCATTCTATATCAGTGATAGTGGAGACCGGGGAAAAGCAATCTGAGAACTTCTGAAGTAGGAGCTTCATGTTGAAGGAATTTGCTTTCAGCAGTTGAGTGTGAATCGGATGGTGTTAGAAGAAGATTGGAAGATACTACAAAGAAAAACAGCAGGATCATCCGGTCTATATTCCAGGGCCTGAGAATTATTCTTCCTGCTTCAGTGCTCTGAGAAAGAGGTGTTTTTGTGATTCTATGGAGTGCGATTACCCGACATAAGACGGAAAATAACGATTCCGCAATCTTCTTAGGAGAAGTCACATCAAGAGCTTTGAGGCAAGGGATGAGTCATGAGCTTCATTGAGAAGGATCTAGTTATTGTTGGTTCTGGAATATCGGGAATCCATGCAGCTTTGGCTGCATCCAGAAAAGGCCTTGAAGTACTGCTTGTTGAAAGGAATGGCTGCGTTGGTGGCATTTCCACTGTAGGCCTATGCAGTCCCTTTATGAGATTCTGGCTTGGGGGCGAATCTCTTGTTTCGGGGATTTTTGGGGAGATCCTGGTTGACCTTCATGAGAGTGGGGGGATCCTCAGAAACTCCTTCGATTCAGAGACTCTTAAGATTATCTTTTTGGAAAAGCTTAGAAAGGCAGGAGTTTCGCTTGTCCTTCATTCGCTACCTACAGAAGTCGTCTCCTCCGAGCGAATAATTGATGAAGTTAGTTTTATTTCCTCTTCGGGAGCCAAGTTCACTGCAAGAGCAAAGATGTTTCTCGATTCAACGGGGGACGCCTCGCTAGCTAAAATGGCAGGTGCCACTCTCTTCTCCGGTAATATTGAGGGTGCACACCAGGCTACAACCCTTATGTTTACAATGAGCAACATCGACTTTGAGATAATTAGAGAGGACGTTCGTCGTAGAAGAAGCAACTTCTTCAAATGGGTGAGACCCGATTCAAAGCCTCTTTCAGTTGCGGGCTACTTCGAGGAGATCGAAAAGGCCAGAAAGAGCGGATTCAACAATCTTCACGACTACTTTTTCTTCGTTGAACTTCCCGGAGAAGACAGAGTATCCATAAACACAACTCACTCGTTCGATAGAGATCCCGTTAATCCTTTTGAACTGAGTCAATCAGTCTTCGAATGCTCTGAGCAGATAGATCAGCTTGTCGCCTTCGTTAGGAAGTACGTTCGGGGATTTGAGAAGTCAAGAATTGAGAAAATCGCAGACGATATAGGAATTCGAGAGAGTAGAAGAGTGAAGGGGCTTTACGTTTTCACTGGAGAAGATGTAAGGTCGCACAGGAAATTCGCTGACGGAGTTGTCAAAGCGACATATGGAATAGATATACATTCTCCTGAAACACAAAAGATTACTCCAGAAATGAGGGACAGTGTTCCTCTCTATTCTGACTACTACGAGATTCCTATAAGGGCACTCATCAGCTGCGATTTCGATAATCTATACACCGCAGGCAGATGTTTTTCAAGTGATTTTGAAGGTCAAAGTGCCGGAAGGATTATGCCTACGTCGGCCGGAATGGGACAGGCTATTGGAGTGGCCTCTGCGATTTCTTTTGAGAGTGGCAGACCAATAAAAGAAATCTCCAGAGATGAAATCAATGGAGAACTTGACAGAATCACTGATAAAAACTCAATCATTTCTCTAGCGGAAATTCTTAAAAGCGACAACTCAAACTAGATATGCTTTTTCTGATTCGGGGAGGCCCAATTTAGACTATTAACTAACAGGAAGTTGTAAATGATCTAGATAATAACTCAGTCAGTGCGCGACAGATATTAGAATTGCAGGCAGTCTTTTCGGCTAAGACAGATCATAGATGGGGATGTGCGATATTGAAGGACAGAGCATCTCTTGATTTGAAAAAGATCCCGGCATTGTGAGGATAAATGAGAATTGATTTCTCCCCAATTATTCGTTTCACGGAGGCTGTCGTAGCTTATCGAATTTCGAGGTGTCATATGAAGAGAGCGTTGGTTCTGGGTGGTGGAGGAGCAAAAGGTGTGGCTCACGTTGGGGTTATTCGCGCGCTTGAAGAGAAAGGGTTCGTTCCTGACCTCATTGTGGGAGTTAGCATTGGTGCGCTAGTCGGGTCGGCATATTCAATATTGGCTGATTCAAGTAGCCTCTGGGAAATTACGTTGAGGACCTACAGAAAGGCGGCCAGATGGCTTTCATTAAAGAAATCAGCGGCAAGAACGCATTCGCCGATCTTGAGTGCGATCGTGTGTGCATATGTGAACACTTTTAGAGAAGTACTTCCCTCCAGGAG from Mesotoga sp. BH458_6_3_2_1 includes:
- a CDS encoding FAD-dependent oxidoreductase, producing the protein MSFIEKDLVIVGSGISGIHAALAASRKGLEVLLVERNGCVGGISTVGLCSPFMRFWLGGESLVSGIFGEILVDLHESGGILRNSFDSETLKIIFLEKLRKAGVSLVLHSLPTEVVSSERIIDEVSFISSSGAKFTARAKMFLDSTGDASLAKMAGATLFSGNIEGAHQATTLMFTMSNIDFEIIREDVRRRRSNFFKWVRPDSKPLSVAGYFEEIEKARKSGFNNLHDYFFFVELPGEDRVSINTTHSFDRDPVNPFELSQSVFECSEQIDQLVAFVRKYVRGFEKSRIEKIADDIGIRESRRVKGLYVFTGEDVRSHRKFADGVVKATYGIDIHSPETQKITPEMRDSVPLYSDYYEIPIRALISCDFDNLYTAGRCFSSDFEGQSAGRIMPTSAGMGQAIGVASAISFESGRPIKEISRDEINGELDRITDKNSIISLAEILKSDNSN
- a CDS encoding lipoate--protein ligase is translated as MELGVDSIYSTKFIESSSYDPWLNLAVEEYLLNSFASESIVLYLWQNQNTVVIGRNQNAWQECRLNNLERDNGKLARRLSGGGAVFHDLGNLNFTFLLPKREYNLHRQLSVIVDAVKEIGIEAHFSGRNDILAEGKKFSGNAFYHGQYASYHHGTILIDVDTGKLSEYLNVSKAKIESKGVKSVVSRIVNLKELKPDLSIEKMKKAMYMGFIEEYGRIDSVLDFEKLAVSTDVTRLYDKYSSKEWLLGRSPEFNFRTSNRFSWGGIELLFTSRKGTIADVAIYSDSMDVDFIEHLRQGLTGTDFSKPSILEALHNLPKCVERDDIIDWLHKTDLS
- a CDS encoding M23 family metallopeptidase is translated as MKVKILLTLGILFFIVSAFGVGSIRYLVRPGDRLFNIIRDYNLRISTVLDLNSIDDPRNLEPGEFIYLPTGDGFFYEVQYGDSIDYIAKLFFALAEHLIAANNLSCNSVIYPGQRLFVPLESISVCSNANPGTQFTWPVYGKISSEFGWRKDPFTGVSTFHSGMDIAVQRDAPVFAAKEGTIIEAQENGGYGLNIIVQHYDGAKTRYAHLNHISVYVGQRVLRGELIGRVGETGRSTGPHLHFEIIDSRDQCRDPRGYLTGSNYMYVRRETDSLGVGGR
- a CDS encoding MgtC/SapB family protein — encoded protein: MEYLDLSLRLFCALVAGALIGVTRERIYKPAGLRTHSLICVGAAFITVLSTTVFVTAEHGDPGRVAAQIVSGIGFLGAGTILKKGFSVKGLTTAATLWVTAAVGMGFGSGEYLLSAVVTVFALMIVLFLKRIELLIGGRNLPRVLIVANNTQEMSRKVSEWFMDNGLTVESLEIDEDEESLSLLVEVSKSDAIKVKTLIVGLSRLKGIRSAELR
- a CDS encoding sugar phosphate nucleotidyltransferase, which encodes MLVPVVLAAGKGKRLKTSIPKPLVKVRGESMIVHVLNKIKRICDSNTSIVVINPDSENDFRKALDSSVLIANQDSPKGTADALKRALHLIPENSDILVMYSDLILIREDSLKAMTDLHSFNKCDITFLSGVTDKRFPYALVERDKSGNVISFKERKIPDFPPPWEFYIGPIIIRKEIVEQYIERLVPNSETGEIYIADIVSLALSDNKSVCGFKTKHDEEFLGVNTPEDLELAEKILSD
- the nifJ gene encoding pyruvate:ferredoxin (flavodoxin) oxidoreductase, whose product is MARVMKTMDGNTAAAHVAYAFTEVAAIYPITPSSSMAELADAWAANGMKNIFGQPVDVIEMQSEAGAAGAVHGSLVAGALTTTFTASQGLLLMIPNMYKIAGELLPGVFHVSARAVAGHALSIFGDHSDVMATRQTGFALLASGGVQEVMDLGSVAHLSAIKSRVPFLHFFDGFRTSSEVQKIEVMDYEDLKGLLDYEALKEFKDRALNPDHPKTMGTAQNPDIYFQAKEASNSFYDAVPEIVAEYMNEISKLTGREYKPFVYYGDSDAESVIIAMGSVTDTIEETIDYLMKKGEKVGVIKVHLYRPFSAKYFLDVLPKSVKRIAILDRTKEPGSLGEPLYEDVKTLFYGDENAPEIFGGRYGLGSKDTTPSQIKAVFDNLKLSTPRDHFTIGIVDDVTNTSLEIKEKINAAPEETIRCKFWGLGSDGTVGANKDAIKIIGDHTDMYAQGYFAYDSKKSGGVTISHLRFGKKPIKSTYLIDEADYVACHKQSYVYQYELLEGLKKGGTFVLNTSWDSEELDRNLPGGMKKYLAENKIEFYTIDATKIAMEIGLGTRINTIMQSAFFKLANVVPIEDAIKYLKDAIVKSYGTKGEKVVQMNYKAVDSGIEALKKIEIPESWKNAKDEKREEESGRPEFVKNIADVMNRQQGDKLPVSAFVGRENGEFPNGTSAYEKRGIAVMIPEWQIDNCIQCNQCSYVCPHAAIRPFLINDEEENKAPDFFETKKAMGGKTFDGLKYRIQVSPLDCTGCGNCADICPAPNKALVMKPLETQIEKEVSNWEFATTVSEKKDVMNVETLKGSQFSKPLLEFSGACAGCGETPYAKLVTQLFGDRMLIANATGCSSIWGASAPATPYCKNSEGKGPAWANSLFEDNAEYGFGMAMAINHGRSKLAEIIEELLKQDIPEDMKAPFEAWLEGKDDAKSSKAATLDILRVISKGCKNEKAKELMKAIEERKDLLIKKSVWIFGGDGWGYDIGYGGLDHVLASGKDVNVLVFDTEVYSNTGGQSSKSTPTAAVAKFAASGKKTKKKDLGRMAMTYGYVYVAQVAMGADKNQLMKAITEAEKYPGPSLVIAYSPCINHGIKIGMGKTQEQEKRAVSAGYWHLYRYNPLLKEQGKNPFILDSKEPKESFVDFLMGEVRYSALKSTFPDIADELFKKAEEDAKERYETYRRLASD
- a CDS encoding ferritin family protein; protein product: MNAIDYALKLEKDGKAYYTKQAQCAKDLQLKKLFEMLANDEQRHYEIISGFKDKNYMYKGTYTFKTTRNMFSEMLKDEKCFEVEATNLDAYEHAVEMEKESVKLYLDQAKLTSEPSEKETLLKLAAEENKHQIILENLMDFIRKGLDWSESPEFSHLEEWDQFTDLDKY